CAGGCTATAATTGGTATTACACTTACTATAATGAGTAGGGGTTGACACATTGTTAGTAAAGGTCATGGCATAAATAAATGAGGGTGAATTAAAGTTTGAGTTTATACGTTCTGCCCTGATCATATAAAGACTACCAGCAAAAACTTTCGCATAGTCGTTATGTTACCCTTCTCGTAAATCAATTTCCTGATTGCGTAAATAGTTTCCCTCGTCCTCGCTTTTCTTTGCACCACGATTTAACACTCCTTCCACCATAACAAAGAACATATAACGCTTTAGCAAAAACTATTATAACCTTACCAACTATTTACCTGTTTGTCGTACCTGCACTGTAACGGAAGGAGAACCAAAACGGTGTAGTATACGTCCAAACAGGTTCTTTTTATTAGTACCAATTGCTCCCAACAACCCGATTCGCTTTAGATAAAACCAACATACAACCCTATAGCTATTTGTACTTATTAAATGAAAAACAATGAAGATAATGTTACGTTTCGCCCTGTTCCTGTTTCTTGTTACCGGTTTACAAACTGCATCGCTGGCGCAGTCAGGCGCCCTGCAGGGAAAAGTAACCACTGCCGATGGTAAACCAGCCGAAGGCATTACGGTAGGCATTACCAATAAAAAATGGGCAACCGCTACCAACCAACAGGGTGAATACAAACTGACGGGCATTAAACCGGGCAGCTATACCATCCGGGTAACCGCTGTGGGATTGAAAGCCGTTGACAAAACTGTTACACTTAACGAGGGCGAAATATTAGTAACTGATTTCGTGCTGACCGAAAATCATGCTACCCTGCAGGAAGTGGTGATCGCTGCCGGCAAACGTTCATGGAGCGATGGCAGTGAAACCGTTGCAAAAATGCCGTTGAGCCGGTTGGAAAATCCGCAGGCATACACGTCGCTTTCCAACAACCTGATAAAAGAACAGATCACTACCGATTTCGGGAACATTTTAAAGAACACGCCTGGTTTATATAAGATCCAGGGCAACCGCGGTATCAACAGCGATGGCGCTTCTTATTATTCCCTGCGTGGTTTTCGTACCGAGGTTTCCCTGGTAGATGGCGTACCTGCTCAAACCAATGGTGAAATGGACCCTATAAACGTAGAAAGAATTGAAGTACTGAAAGGTCCTTCGGCTACTTTGTATGGCGGAGCTTTAACATCTTTTGGCGGTCTTATTAATATCGTAACAAAAAAGCCAATCGATTCTTTTGGCGGTGAGATCTCGTACAGCGCAGGCAGCTACAACCTGAACCGGGTTACAGCCGATATTTATGGCCCTGCCAATAAAGAAGGAAATGTATTATTCCGGTTGAACGCCGCTTACCAGAACCAGGGAAGCTGGCAGGATGCCGGGTTCAGAAAATCACTGCTGCTGGCGCCTGCTATTGAATTACGCGCCAGCAATATATTTAAAATAAACCTTACCGGTGAATTTTACAGCGCGGAGATGACCAGTCCATCAGTTATCTTCCTGAACCGCACCCGGCAGTTTGTTGCGCATACACCTGATGAATTGGGTTTTACCTGGAACCGCTCCTATACAACCAACGACCTTACCATAAAAACGCCTACGTCTAATCTAAGGGCCATCGGTACGTATAAACTGAGCAATAACTGGACTTCACAAACCATTATCTCCTGCAATACGCGCAAGTCAGACGGTTATTACCAGTATGAATTCATCCGTAAATCAGCCGATGATACACTGGAGCGGAACATTACCAGCCAGAACACCATCAATACCACGATAGGCGTTCAGCAGAACTTTACCGGCAATTTCAACACCGGCACTGTCAGACACCGCCTGCTGGTTGGATTGGATTATGTGCGATTAAGAGTGAATAACGACAACTCTCCCTACATTGTATTTGACTATGTGAATGGCACCTACAATGATGACAGAAATCTCACTAAGATCTCCCGCTATGCAGCAGATCAGAAAATTGCCGCCAGCACAGATGCACCTACCCGTAACCATACCACATCCGGTATTTACAGCGCTTATGCATCGGACGTAGTGAACGTAACGGGTAATTTAATGGCCCTGTTGAGTGTTCGCGTGGATCGTTTTGAAAGCAAGGGCACCCGTAACCACTCGGTGGATACGGTACTGGCCAACACCCGTTATACGCAAACAGCCGTTTCGCCCAAATTCGGGCTGGTATACCAGGTAGTAAAGGATAAAGTGTCGCTGTTCGCCAACTATATGAACGGGTTCAGCAACCTGGCTCCTGTTACCCAACCTGTTCCTGAAGTATCTGGTGTGCTGAAACCACAACAGGCCAACCAGGTGGAAGGAGGCGTTAAGGTAGATCTGTTTAACGACAAACTGCGCGCTACCGCCAGCTATTATGACATCAAGGTAGACAATATGCCCCTCACCGATGTATATGTAAAAGATGGACGCAATTATAATATCACCGTTCAGGAAGGCACGCAACGAAGCAAAGGGTTTGAACTGGAAGTACAGGCAAACCCCATCGATGGCCTGAACATCCTGGCGGGTTACAGCTACAACAACAGCAAATTAACAAAGGCCGCGGCGGCGCTGAATGGCAGACGTCCTGCGGCAGCAGGGCCGGCCAACCTGGCCAATGCCTGGATCAGTTATACTTTACCAACCGGTAAATTAAAAGGATTAGGCGCCGGTGTGGGCGGCAACTATGTTGACAAACACCTTACCGCCAACTCTGCCGCCACCGGTGTGTTCACCCTGCCTTCTTATACTTTAATAAATGGTACGGTGTTCTATGATGCCACTCATTATCGCCTTGGCGTTAAAATAGACAACGCAACCGATGTTCGATATTTTGTTGGTCAGGGCGTGTTGAGCCCGCAAATGCCCTGCACGCTTACAGCCAA
The Niastella koreensis GR20-10 genome window above contains:
- a CDS encoding TonB-dependent receptor, with the translated sequence MKIMLRFALFLFLVTGLQTASLAQSGALQGKVTTADGKPAEGITVGITNKKWATATNQQGEYKLTGIKPGSYTIRVTAVGLKAVDKTVTLNEGEILVTDFVLTENHATLQEVVIAAGKRSWSDGSETVAKMPLSRLENPQAYTSLSNNLIKEQITTDFGNILKNTPGLYKIQGNRGINSDGASYYSLRGFRTEVSLVDGVPAQTNGEMDPINVERIEVLKGPSATLYGGALTSFGGLINIVTKKPIDSFGGEISYSAGSYNLNRVTADIYGPANKEGNVLFRLNAAYQNQGSWQDAGFRKSLLLAPAIELRASNIFKINLTGEFYSAEMTSPSVIFLNRTRQFVAHTPDELGFTWNRSYTTNDLTIKTPTSNLRAIGTYKLSNNWTSQTIISCNTRKSDGYYQYEFIRKSADDTLERNITSQNTINTTIGVQQNFTGNFNTGTVRHRLLVGLDYVRLRVNNDNSPYIVFDYVNGTYNDDRNLTKISRYAADQKIAASTDAPTRNHTTSGIYSAYASDVVNVTGNLMALLSVRVDRFESKGTRNHSVDTVLANTRYTQTAVSPKFGLVYQVVKDKVSLFANYMNGFSNLAPVTQPVPEVSGVLKPQQANQVEGGVKVDLFNDKLRATASYYDIKVDNMPLTDVYVKDGRNYNITVQEGTQRSKGFELEVQANPIDGLNILAGYSYNNSKLTKAAAALNGRRPAAAGPANLANAWISYTLPTGKLKGLGAGVGGNYVDKHLTANSAATGVFTLPSYTLINGTVFYDATHYRLGVKIDNATDVRYFVGQGVLSPQMPCTLTANVTIKF